In Flavobacteriaceae bacterium, the following proteins share a genomic window:
- a CDS encoding DUF5050 domain-containing protein: MKKLVVLKYITKVFLLVFTIQSYAQLKEKIIFTKNRELHSIYSDGTGLKQLTDFKEPGHTPISLSASTTKEGKVAFIYDPVNHGYMSTYIMNTNGTDVKRISKEPQNGSSSTWSTVVSPDGEYYVFESTRSNNVEIYRMNADGSNVVNISKSRKDDAFPKWSPDSKYIIYSSKNSKNGWDIIRADINGNEKVVLIHSNSEVRNVAYSKDGKYIAYCLVKSNASDLMMANADGSNIKKLRTIAEYTNVSFSPDNKSITFVSKNQKIAVMNLNGSEFRELVSGKRPVWSFK; encoded by the coding sequence ATGAAAAAACTAGTAGTATTAAAATATATAACAAAAGTATTTTTATTAGTATTTACAATCCAATCATACGCACAATTAAAAGAGAAAATAATTTTCACAAAAAATAGAGAACTGCATAGCATATATTCAGACGGAACTGGGTTAAAACAACTAACCGATTTTAAAGAGCCGGGACATACACCTATCAGTCTATCTGCCTCTACAACTAAAGAAGGAAAAGTTGCCTTTATTTACGACCCTGTTAATCACGGTTATATGTCAACTTATATAATGAATACTAATGGAACTGATGTAAAGCGAATTTCAAAAGAGCCTCAAAATGGTAGCTCAAGTACTTGGAGTACAGTTGTTTCGCCAGATGGGGAATACTACGTGTTTGAATCAACTCGCTCTAATAATGTCGAAATCTATAGAATGAATGCAGATGGGAGTAATGTCGTAAATATTAGTAAAAGTAGGAAAGATGATGCGTTTCCTAAATGGTCACCAGATAGTAAGTATATTATTTATTCAAGTAAAAATTCTAAAAACGGTTGGGATATAATTAGAGCAGATATTAATGGAAATGAAAAAGTAGTTTTAATACATTCTAATAGCGAAGTGAGAAATGTAGCATATTCAAAAGATGGAAAATACATTGCGTATTGCCTGGTGAAATCTAACGCCTCAGATTTAATGATGGCAAATGCTGATGGCTCAAATATTAAGAAATTAAGAACAATTGCAGAATATACAAATGTTTCATTTTCACCAGATAATAAGAGTATTACTTTCGTTTCAAAGAATCAAAAAATAGCGGTAATGAATTTAAACGGAAGCGAGTTTAGAGAATTAGTTTCAGGCAAAAGGCCAGTTTGGTCATTTAAGTGA
- a CDS encoding DUF1579 domain-containing protein — translation MMKINYKCFFLFFSLIVVSMYSFAQKTDYTCQNRVYDYLKTTIGMWNVITKDRTSPGVYENNKGKSNITNLIEGCGIKESYRGKYKDKNYAREVMIVGQDSISVEMSALDSEHGSFSILNGKVENDKLVIYWFRNKDVKKLQSKYILSIENKDKFEFSSYLSTDYGKNWALTHERIYSRID, via the coding sequence ATGATGAAAATAAATTACAAATGCTTTTTTCTCTTTTTTTCTTTAATTGTTGTATCAATGTATTCTTTCGCTCAAAAGACAGATTACACCTGTCAAAACCGTGTATATGATTATTTAAAAACTACTATAGGTATGTGGAATGTTATAACCAAAGACCGGACATCACCAGGAGTATATGAAAACAACAAAGGTAAATCTAATATTACAAATTTAATAGAGGGTTGTGGGATTAAAGAGTCTTATCGCGGCAAATATAAAGATAAAAACTATGCAAGAGAGGTAATGATTGTTGGGCAAGATTCCATTAGTGTTGAAATGTCTGCGTTAGATTCTGAACATGGATCATTTTCAATCTTGAATGGTAAAGTTGAAAATGACAAACTAGTAATTTATTGGTTTAGAAATAAAGATGTAAAAAAACTACAATCAAAATATATTCTTTCCATTGAGAATAAAGACAAATTTGAGTTTTCTTCATATTTATCAACAGATTACGGAAAAAATTGGGCTCTTACACATGAAAGAATTTACAGTAGAATAGACTAA
- a CDS encoding histidine kinase, giving the protein MKKYIELRLVKILAVFYGFIVLLSFSKRIFMLYKKGRLENVDWGILIFGQTFSDWLCVMIYMVVAAGITKKMFEVNLKYAYIILIHIVLGFFMSWYLLVAIGIMQLIAGTITYEIVVEHISSFEHFMTIVDVNLITYFFMAGIIYIYYYVKKLRETEIQKGKLENQLVSTKMQILKAQLQPHFLFNTLNSISSLIKSDPDEAQNTLVDLSELLREILYFKEINLIPFETELSLLKRYINIMLTRFSDHLSIEFDISEELKNALVPSMLLQPIIENSIKHGYSQRIKNLKILLKAYKSEDKLIIEMSNNGKPFLKPLNEGHGIKNTQNRLSTLFGDDHEFYFLNLKEKKFVVLTKIVIPFIENTNKKTTPP; this is encoded by the coding sequence ATGAAAAAGTATATTGAGCTTAGGCTAGTTAAAATACTTGCTGTTTTTTACGGCTTTATTGTACTGCTATCCTTTTCCAAGAGGATATTTATGCTATATAAAAAAGGCCGTTTAGAGAATGTTGATTGGGGTATCTTAATATTTGGGCAAACATTTTCAGATTGGTTGTGCGTAATGATTTATATGGTAGTTGCTGCTGGGATTACAAAAAAAATGTTTGAAGTAAACTTAAAGTATGCTTACATAATTTTAATTCATATAGTATTAGGTTTTTTTATGAGTTGGTATTTACTTGTAGCTATCGGAATTATGCAACTGATAGCTGGAACTATTACTTATGAAATAGTTGTAGAACACATATCTTCATTTGAACATTTCATGACTATTGTTGATGTAAATTTAATTACCTACTTCTTTATGGCCGGTATTATTTATATCTACTATTATGTAAAAAAGCTTAGAGAAACAGAGATACAAAAAGGTAAATTAGAGAATCAGTTGGTATCAACAAAAATGCAAATTTTAAAAGCGCAGCTTCAACCACATTTTTTATTTAACACATTAAATTCCATATCATCACTAATAAAGTCAGACCCTGATGAAGCTCAAAACACATTGGTTGATTTGAGTGAATTACTAAGAGAAATTTTATATTTCAAAGAAATTAACCTCATTCCTTTTGAAACAGAATTATCGCTTTTAAAAAGGTATATAAATATTATGTTGACTCGTTTTTCGGATCATCTATCAATTGAATTTGATATTTCTGAAGAACTAAAAAACGCTTTAGTTCCAAGTATGCTATTGCAGCCAATTATAGAGAACTCTATAAAGCATGGGTATTCGCAAAGAATTAAAAATTTAAAAATTCTTTTAAAAGCGTATAAATCTGAAGATAAGTTAATTATTGAAATGTCAAATAATGGCAAACCCTTTTTAAAACCACTAAATGAGGGGCATGGCATTAAAAATACTCAAAATAGATTATCTACATTATTCGGAGATGACCATGAATTTTATTTTTTAAATTTAAAAGAAAAGAAATTTGTTGTTTTAACTAAAATAGTAATCCCTTTTATAGAAAATACTAATAAGAAAACAACACCTCCATAA
- a CDS encoding response regulator, whose amino-acid sequence MKVIIIDDEHLARKRLANLIDEVSEFKLLSQCSNGEQAIIEIENLKPDLIFLDIEMKDMTGFDVLEKLRTEKLPTIIFVTAYDNYAIKAFDSFAFDYLLKPFKDERFFESISKVTEQIRLKKRQSSDNLIQLLETIEQRENKLKDTHALQSIPIKLGNKISFLKIEDIKYITASGYYAEIFSEDKKHLVRRSLANLILEINNNNFIRIHRSTIINLEYMHEIINSSFGEMDVKMKDGKLFRISKSYKKEFSKKLNI is encoded by the coding sequence ATAAAAGTTATAATAATTGATGATGAACATTTAGCTAGAAAACGCTTAGCAAATTTGATAGATGAAGTTTCAGAGTTTAAATTGTTATCTCAATGTTCTAATGGTGAGCAAGCTATCATAGAAATAGAGAATTTAAAACCAGATTTAATCTTTCTAGATATAGAAATGAAGGATATGACTGGTTTTGATGTTTTAGAAAAATTGAGAACAGAGAAATTACCAACCATAATTTTTGTTACTGCTTATGACAATTATGCAATAAAGGCTTTTGATAGTTTTGCATTTGATTATTTATTAAAACCATTCAAAGATGAAAGGTTTTTTGAGTCAATATCGAAAGTAACTGAACAGATTAGATTAAAAAAGAGGCAATCTAGTGATAACTTAATTCAGTTATTAGAAACAATAGAACAAAGGGAGAATAAACTTAAAGATACTCATGCGCTACAATCAATTCCAATTAAGTTAGGAAACAAAATTTCTTTTTTAAAAATCGAAGATATTAAATATATAACTGCATCAGGTTACTATGCAGAGATTTTTTCAGAAGATAAAAAACATCTTGTCAGGAGGTCTCTTGCCAATTTAATTTTAGAGATTAACAATAATAACTTTATTAGAATTCACAGATCTACAATAATCAATTTGGAGTATATGCATGAAATTATAAACTCTAGTTTTGGTGAAATGGATGTTAAGATGAAAGATGGAAAGTTATTCAGGATTAGTAAGAGTTATAAAAAAGAATTCTCAAAGAAATTGAATATCTAG
- a CDS encoding DUF3291 domain-containing protein, with translation MKISITSIELKSPLHFFKLSIFALHISNQLKKSRCIAFKKKGFWVKHYTMTLWKNEEDIKAFTYSGAHLQAIHKSKLIAKKIQTIVIEMNDFPNWKEAQILLETKGEIYKF, from the coding sequence ATGAAAATAAGTATCACATCAATAGAATTAAAATCACCTCTTCACTTTTTTAAATTATCCATTTTTGCGTTACATATTTCTAATCAGCTTAAGAAGTCAAGATGTATAGCGTTTAAGAAAAAAGGATTTTGGGTAAAACATTATACAATGACACTTTGGAAAAATGAAGAAGATATAAAGGCATTTACATATAGTGGAGCTCATTTACAAGCAATACATAAATCAAAATTAATAGCAAAAAAAATTCAAACTATTGTTATTGAAATGAATGATTTTCCTAATTGGAAAGAAGCACAAATTTTGTTAGAAACTAAGGGTGAAATCTATAAATTTTAG
- a CDS encoding DUF2911 domain-containing protein produces the protein MKKPKSRITLLLFALSFCIGITAQNITLPNVSQKSVITQRLGLSDVTITYHSPSVQGRQIFGGIVPYDQIWRAGANENTTIHFTHDATIEGKKIAAGIYGFYIMPKEDSAILLLSKYSKSWGTNAPKEKDLQLMVTVKPEAIPFQEWLSYDFIDRGASSLTAVLQWEKTKIPFKIEFDTKKIVVDNARAELKGVAGFGWRGYMQAARYCVQNNINLDEAMVWIDKSIASSKGFSNLAVKAQLMANKGNLAEAEKIMDEAVPTGTPNQINQYGYQLLGLNRTQKAIEVFTYNVENNQDDPFIWGFTDSLGEAYLKDGNKKKALKYYKIAKSKAPQNQQAYFDGIIAGIK, from the coding sequence ATGAAAAAACCAAAATCAAGAATAACGTTATTGTTATTTGCTTTATCGTTTTGCATAGGAATTACTGCCCAAAATATTACACTACCCAACGTAAGTCAAAAATCTGTAATTACACAGAGATTAGGACTTTCAGATGTTACTATTACATATCACAGCCCAAGTGTACAGGGGCGACAAATTTTTGGAGGTATTGTCCCTTACGATCAAATATGGAGAGCAGGTGCTAACGAAAATACGACCATTCATTTTACTCACGATGCTACTATTGAAGGAAAAAAAATAGCAGCTGGAATCTATGGCTTTTATATCATGCCTAAAGAAGATAGTGCTATATTATTATTATCCAAGTATAGTAAATCTTGGGGAACTAACGCACCGAAGGAAAAAGATCTACAGTTAATGGTAACTGTTAAACCGGAAGCAATACCTTTTCAAGAATGGTTAAGTTATGATTTTATTGATAGAGGCGCTTCTAGCCTTACAGCAGTTTTACAATGGGAAAAAACAAAAATCCCATTTAAAATCGAGTTTGACACTAAAAAAATAGTAGTGGATAACGCAAGAGCGGAATTAAAAGGAGTAGCCGGATTTGGTTGGAGAGGTTATATGCAGGCAGCCAGATACTGTGTGCAAAACAACATCAATTTAGATGAAGCTATGGTATGGATAGATAAATCTATTGCGAGTAGTAAAGGCTTTAGCAATCTCGCTGTTAAAGCACAATTAATGGCAAATAAAGGTAATCTAGCTGAAGCTGAAAAGATAATGGATGAAGCTGTCCCAACAGGTACGCCTAATCAAATAAATCAGTACGGATATCAGTTGCTTGGATTAAATAGAACACAAAAAGCAATTGAAGTTTTTACATATAATGTTGAAAATAATCAAGATGATCCTTTTATATGGGGTTTTACAGATAGTTTAGGTGAAGCTTATTTAAAAGATGGTAATAAAAAGAAAGCCCTTAAGTATTATAAAATAGCAAAATCTAAGGCGCCCCAAAATCAACAGGCTTATTTTGATGGTATAATCGCAGGAATTAAATAA
- a CDS encoding DUF5050 domain-containing protein, with protein MIEITNKFKILIFLMCIYTINVCAQSYEVLYTKQINNSDNIYLVDANGKTKQITNNLRKDSSPMISPDGNFIVFTSERVGWWKIWLLDINKNEYKQLTNSSSAEYSPSWSPDGDKIIFVSSKAGNSEVFMMNKDGSNIINLTNDSKSDTMPCWGNDNMIYYSSEINGIYQIVRMKPDGSKKETLTNDSGDKLMPQLSNDGKTILYYGNADGNMELYTMTLTDKKQIRLTNHPLIDRRPRWSSDDKKIVFERGNKGNNHHIYIMDANGDNVKQLTNSNYNYAPSFVSNDIEFLKMNR; from the coding sequence ATGATAGAAATTACTAATAAGTTTAAAATATTAATATTTCTGATGTGTATTTATACTATAAATGTTTGTGCGCAATCTTATGAAGTTTTATATACAAAACAAATTAATAATTCAGATAATATTTATCTCGTAGATGCCAACGGGAAAACCAAGCAGATAACAAATAATCTAAGAAAAGACAGTAGTCCGATGATTTCTCCTGATGGGAATTTTATTGTTTTTACTTCAGAACGAGTAGGATGGTGGAAAATTTGGTTGTTAGATATAAACAAAAATGAATACAAACAATTAACAAATTCAAGTAGTGCTGAATATAGTCCTTCATGGTCCCCTGATGGAGACAAAATTATTTTCGTTTCTTCTAAGGCAGGGAATAGTGAAGTATTTATGATGAACAAAGATGGTAGTAATATTATTAATCTTACTAATGATTCTAAATCTGATACAATGCCTTGTTGGGGGAATGATAATATGATTTATTATTCATCTGAAATCAATGGAATCTATCAAATCGTGAGAATGAAACCAGATGGTTCTAAAAAAGAAACTCTTACAAATGATAGCGGAGATAAGTTAATGCCACAATTATCTAATGATGGAAAAACAATACTCTATTATGGCAATGCTGATGGGAATATGGAGTTATACACGATGACCTTAACCGATAAAAAACAAATCAGACTTACCAATCACCCTCTAATAGACAGAAGGCCTAGATGGTCATCAGATGATAAAAAAATTGTATTCGAAAGAGGTAATAAAGGGAATAATCATCATATATACATTATGGATGCTAATGGAGATAATGTTAAACAGCTCACTAACTCAAATTACAATTATGCACCGTCATTTGTTTCAAATGATATAGAATTTTTAAAAATGAATAGATAA
- a CDS encoding DUF2834 domain-containing protein has product MKKFYLILAVIGFIVPTIFVIIESIETGNILLYTNPKATLDSMFANRISSIFSIDLLFAVLVFFIWSFNESKKYKIKLVYFVWILTLFFGLAGGFPLFLYFREKQRKIN; this is encoded by the coding sequence ATGAAAAAATTTTACTTAATATTAGCAGTCATAGGTTTTATTGTGCCAACAATTTTTGTAATTATTGAATCTATAGAAACAGGTAACATTCTATTGTATACAAATCCAAAAGCTACTTTAGATAGTATGTTTGCAAACAGGATCTCTTCCATATTTTCTATCGATTTATTATTTGCTGTTTTAGTATTTTTTATTTGGTCGTTCAATGAATCTAAAAAGTATAAAATCAAACTAGTATATTTTGTTTGGATATTAACACTGTTTTTCGGTTTAGCAGGAGGCTTCCCTTTGTTCTTATATTTCCGAGAAAAACAAAGAAAAATCAATTAA
- a CDS encoding DNA-binding response regulator: protein MKLRCIIIDDEFLARQRLLKLLESFGGIIVVGECRNGSEALEKIALKEPDLIFLDIQMPDMNGFMVYDQIKKKPKVIFTTAYDSYAIEAFKINAVDYLLKPFDEERIAIAINRVLGIQKRSNSFDIEGKIKQLLRRYEADEYAFTSQISISSKGREVNIDIDDIIYFKSDGNYVKIITEQKTFLYRSTLNALNEALNPSQFLRIHRSLILNTVYIKVCAYLNNNEYKFRLKNDEEFTSSRSYNSQVAEYLSNKKDE, encoded by the coding sequence ATGAAATTAAGATGTATTATTATAGATGATGAATTTTTAGCAAGACAACGTTTGCTTAAACTACTTGAGTCTTTTGGGGGTATTATTGTGGTAGGCGAATGCCGAAACGGAAGCGAAGCATTAGAAAAAATAGCCTTAAAAGAGCCTGATTTAATTTTTTTAGACATACAAATGCCTGATATGAATGGTTTTATGGTGTATGATCAAATAAAGAAAAAACCAAAAGTAATATTTACAACAGCATATGATAGTTATGCTATAGAAGCTTTTAAAATTAATGCGGTAGATTATCTTTTAAAACCCTTTGATGAAGAACGTATAGCTATTGCTATTAATCGTGTTTTAGGCATTCAAAAAAGAAGTAACTCTTTTGATATTGAGGGTAAAATTAAGCAGCTTTTACGTCGTTATGAAGCTGATGAATATGCTTTTACCTCTCAAATCTCTATCTCAAGTAAGGGTAGAGAAGTTAATATCGATATTGACGATATTATATATTTTAAAAGTGATGGGAATTACGTTAAAATTATTACTGAACAAAAAACATTTCTTTACCGAAGCACGCTTAATGCTCTAAATGAAGCGCTTAATCCTTCCCAATTTTTAAGGATTCATCGCTCACTAATTTTAAACACTGTTTATATAAAAGTATGTGCATATTTAAATAATAACGAATATAAATTTAGACTCAAAAATGATGAAGAATTTACATCGTCACGTTCTTATAATTCTCAAGTGGCAGAGTATTTATCTAACAAAAAAGATGAGTGA
- a CDS encoding CPBP family intramembrane metalloprotease, with the protein MKAFFWNKEEKRIRAPYRVFILIVLTAIFANILSLAFDDLNELLEKSLLNFLIMTAILLSIYIVGTFIDKRRWVDFGITLLPVKSFFSGAFLGAFLVTLIFGLMYLLGWLEINDLGYNKFSTYPFLLIFIGQIFRYLCGSVFEEAFNRGYLLINIAEGLNGRLSNSKSVLISYILTSSIFGILHLGNDNSSLLSTINLILLGLLFGWVVVKTGKLSFAIGLHAFWNIFQNNVYGGANSGKETIVSIFTFENSGNILWTGGDFGIEGSLLTTIIISLTLLVMMRSEIFGNNKFNQKILKK; encoded by the coding sequence ATGAAAGCATTTTTTTGGAATAAAGAAGAAAAGCGAATTAGAGCACCTTACAGGGTTTTTATTCTAATAGTATTGACTGCTATTTTTGCAAATATTCTTTCATTGGCATTTGATGATTTAAATGAATTATTAGAGAAATCGTTATTGAATTTTCTAATAATGACAGCAATATTACTTTCAATATATATAGTTGGTACTTTTATAGATAAGAGAAGATGGGTAGATTTTGGAATTACTTTACTACCAGTCAAATCTTTCTTTTCGGGAGCATTTCTAGGAGCTTTTTTGGTGACTCTTATTTTTGGTCTTATGTATTTACTTGGTTGGTTAGAGATAAATGATTTAGGGTATAATAAATTTTCAACTTATCCATTCCTACTAATTTTTATAGGTCAAATTTTCAGGTATCTATGTGGTAGTGTTTTTGAAGAAGCCTTTAATAGAGGGTATTTGTTAATAAATATTGCAGAAGGATTAAACGGAAGATTGAGTAATTCTAAATCGGTTTTGATTTCATATATACTTACATCTTCAATTTTTGGAATTCTCCATTTAGGAAATGATAATTCTTCATTGTTGTCTACTATTAATCTAATATTACTAGGCTTGCTTTTTGGTTGGGTAGTTGTAAAAACTGGGAAATTAAGTTTTGCGATTGGACTACATGCCTTTTGGAATATATTTCAAAATAATGTTTATGGAGGCGCTAATAGTGGTAAAGAAACGATAGTATCGATATTTACTTTTGAAAATTCAGGAAATATATTATGGACCGGAGGTGATTTTGGAATAGAAGGTAGCTTACTTACTACCATTATTATATCACTTACATTATTAGTTATGATGCGTTCTGAAATTTTTGGAAATAATAAGTTCAATCAAAAAATCTTAAAAAAATAA
- a CDS encoding class A beta-lactamase-related serine hydrolase, with product MILKTQYVSISNYKKLLAIICLTYSLGLVSKANSQSRFPSQLATDLQFELDNWAKDSNHIGVSASVILKDGSQWTGTSGISALGKDLKEDELIWIASITKTITGAIILKLYEENKLSLNDSIAQWLPVMKNIDPKITIKQLLNHTNGLSNYTRNPKLSKDIQNDSTHIFTANELMSYVGPKEFDAGEKTQYTNTAFVLLGMIAESVTKKTIYVLYKEMIWEPLGLTDIFLPGYESTENSVATAWLRLSDKFEPIEPLNNMSLLSIGYSAFGLLSNTKTIAKWGHTLFRDYFINESTYEEMLTFVPAAGNIYGESGAGLGIRKYNFLNREQYGHSGGSPLGSSLMLYDPTSEITVVVIMNQGRNAQHFQLAPKLLEVSSK from the coding sequence ATGATTCTGAAAACACAATATGTGAGTATAAGTAACTATAAAAAACTACTGGCAATAATATGTCTAACATATTCATTGGGTTTAGTCTCAAAAGCTAATTCACAAAGTAGATTCCCTTCTCAATTAGCTACAGATTTGCAATTTGAATTAGATAATTGGGCTAAAGACTCAAATCACATAGGAGTAAGTGCTTCAGTTATTCTAAAAGATGGATCTCAATGGACAGGTACCTCAGGTATTTCTGCATTAGGCAAAGATTTAAAAGAAGATGAATTAATATGGATAGCTAGTATTACTAAAACAATAACTGGAGCAATTATTCTAAAGTTGTATGAAGAAAATAAGCTCAGTTTGAATGACTCAATAGCACAATGGCTACCAGTAATGAAAAACATAGATCCTAAAATTACTATTAAACAACTTTTGAATCACACCAATGGTCTTAGTAATTATACGAGAAATCCAAAATTATCTAAAGATATACAAAATGATTCAACTCATATTTTTACAGCTAATGAGTTAATGTCTTATGTTGGTCCAAAAGAATTTGACGCTGGCGAAAAAACCCAATACACAAACACAGCTTTTGTACTTCTAGGAATGATTGCAGAAAGTGTTACAAAAAAAACAATATATGTATTGTACAAAGAAATGATTTGGGAACCACTAGGGCTTACAGATATTTTCCTTCCAGGTTATGAATCAACTGAAAATTCCGTAGCAACTGCATGGTTGAGATTATCTGATAAGTTCGAACCTATAGAGCCGCTTAACAACATGTCTCTATTATCAATTGGTTATTCAGCATTTGGCCTATTGTCCAATACAAAAACAATAGCGAAATGGGGACATACTCTATTTAGAGATTATTTTATAAATGAATCAACATATGAAGAAATGTTGACTTTTGTCCCTGCTGCCGGTAACATTTATGGAGAATCTGGAGCAGGTTTAGGAATACGTAAATATAATTTTCTTAATAGAGAGCAATATGGTCATAGTGGTGGTTCACCTCTAGGCAGCAGCTTAATGTTATACGACCCAACATCTGAAATTACTGTTGTAGTTATTATGAATCAAGGAAGAAATGCGCAACATTTTCAATTAGCGCCTAAGCTATTAGAGGTTTCATCAAAATGA
- a CDS encoding M20/M25/M40 family metallo-hydrolase has protein sequence MTKYSIFILLFLCLFSCKQPGIDPENHILAENVNAHIKELASDNFLGRKPGTLGEEKTTEYIKSQLERLNISPGYKNSYFQDFTIKKVKYLDCNDLEITTRGISKSYKFKKDFFASTSFKLNDDVKIDSIEMVFAGFGIVAPSNNWDDYKAVDVKGKVVVVLNNDPGFYMDNPNLFRGKQPTFYGSLKYKKREALKRGAIGLLVIHDKVVDYNTFDIQKDAPLFVEGEEELASDGLQFSGYVTTSLMESLIPNSDYVKKALSKDFSIFSLNSNVSLSLKSTATDFIKTKNVIGFIEGSENPDEYVLYTAHWDHIGTRDASLGKDSIYNGAVDNATGTAMQLEVANAFKKLNNRPKRSIVFLFTSAEEMGLLGAEYYANHPVYPLNKTVCVINADASFPVERMKTVINVIEGFTEMDSLVNIAASKLGREIYKGNGEMPPNNVFKRSDHYPFVKKGVPAVWNIGNFNPMNGDETETEKIGQFVRSHYHKVTDEYYEGFNSANIVFDAQLNFLTGLEVANSNLWPNWKPNSEYKIIRDKSLLEN, from the coding sequence ATGACTAAATATTCCATATTTATTTTACTTTTTCTATGCCTCTTCTCTTGTAAACAACCAGGTATTGATCCAGAAAATCATATTCTGGCTGAGAATGTTAATGCTCATATAAAGGAATTAGCTTCCGATAATTTTCTAGGGAGAAAACCAGGAACTTTAGGGGAGGAAAAAACTACAGAATATATAAAATCTCAGTTAGAAAGATTAAATATTAGTCCGGGATATAAGAATAGCTATTTTCAAGATTTTACAATAAAAAAGGTTAAGTATTTAGATTGTAACGACCTGGAGATTACTACTAGAGGCATAAGTAAATCATATAAATTTAAAAAAGATTTTTTTGCAAGTACATCATTTAAGTTAAATGATGATGTGAAAATTGATAGTATAGAAATGGTTTTCGCAGGTTTTGGGATTGTAGCGCCTAGTAATAATTGGGATGATTACAAAGCTGTAGATGTAAAAGGTAAAGTGGTAGTTGTTCTTAATAATGACCCAGGGTTTTATATGGATAATCCTAACCTTTTCAGAGGTAAGCAACCAACATTTTATGGTAGTTTAAAATATAAAAAAAGAGAAGCTCTTAAAAGAGGTGCAATTGGTTTGTTAGTCATTCATGATAAGGTGGTTGATTATAATACGTTTGATATTCAAAAAGATGCGCCTCTTTTTGTTGAAGGAGAAGAAGAACTTGCTTCTGACGGTTTACAGTTTTCAGGATATGTTACAACATCTTTAATGGAAAGTCTGATACCAAATTCTGATTACGTTAAAAAAGCTCTTAGCAAAGACTTTTCTATTTTCTCCTTAAACTCTAATGTTTCCTTATCTCTTAAATCAACAGCTACAGATTTTATTAAAACAAAGAATGTTATTGGTTTTATAGAGGGTTCAGAAAATCCTGATGAATATGTTTTGTATACAGCACATTGGGATCATATAGGAACAAGAGATGCAAGTTTAGGTAAAGACTCAATATATAATGGTGCCGTTGACAATGCTACCGGAACAGCCATGCAGTTAGAAGTTGCAAATGCTTTTAAGAAACTAAATAATAGACCAAAAAGATCTATAGTATTTTTATTTACTTCTGCAGAAGAAATGGGGCTTTTAGGTGCTGAATATTATGCAAATCATCCTGTTTACCCGCTAAATAAAACGGTTTGTGTCATTAATGCTGATGCGAGTTTTCCCGTTGAAAGGATGAAAACTGTTATAAATGTGATTGAAGGGTTTACAGAAATGGATTCGCTGGTAAATATAGCCGCTTCAAAATTAGGAAGAGAAATTTATAAGGGAAATGGTGAAATGCCTCCAAACAATGTTTTTAAGCGATCGGACCATTATCCGTTTGTAAAAAAAGGAGTTCCGGCGGTTTGGAATATTGGTAATTTTAATCCAATGAATGGAGATGAAACAGAAACAGAAAAGATAGGTCAGTTTGTAAGATCACATTATCATAAAGTTACAGATGAGTATTACGAAGGGTTTAATTCTGCCAATATTGTGTTTGATGCTCAACTTAACTTTCTAACTGGTCTGGAAGTAGCAAATTCTAACCTTTGGCCCAATTGGAAGCCTAATTCTGAATATAAGATCATTAGAGATAAAAGTCTACTTGAAAACTAA